The Entelurus aequoreus isolate RoL-2023_Sb linkage group LG23, RoL_Eaeq_v1.1, whole genome shotgun sequence genome has a window encoding:
- the LOC133640826 gene encoding trace amine-associated receptor 1-like — MGAESMVNWTYDLNVMHPCYESDNASVSFSSRPSVTCVSVYVLLALLSAVTICGNLLVIISVMHFQQLHTPTNYLILSLSVADLLVGLLVFPFSMTLTVTACLHRHLFACQIRDSLDIILCTTSILNLCCISIDRYYAVCRPLSYASKMSDRVASAMIGACWSVAVVIALGITVGGFSQGTCGEMCSVHVLLANIMGPLFSFYLPAVVMSCIYLKIFFVAQKQLSNIHASKSVSKVERKATRTLAIVMGVFLLFMTPYFFSVVFQPLFRSPPSVAVMETLNWLTLSNSMLNPFIYAFFYNWFRSAFKMILTGKIFQGDLANSNLF, encoded by the coding sequence ATGGGAGCAGAGTCCATGGTCAACTGGACCTATGATCTTAACGTCATGCATCCTTGTTATGAATCTGACAATGCATCTGTGTCATTTAGCAGCCGGCCTTCCGTGACCTGTGTTTCAGTCTATGTTCTCCTTGCTCTGTTGTCTGCTGTGACAATATGTGGGAACCTTCTGGTCATCATTTCTGTCATGCACTTCCAGCAGCTTCACACTCCCACTAATTATCTCATCTTATCTCTTTCCGTGGCCGACCTGCTGGTGGGCCTTCTGGTGTTTCCTTTCAGCATGACTTTGACTGTCACCGCCTGTCTCCATCGCCACCTTTTCGCCTGTCAGATACGGGACAGCCTGGATATCATACTCTGCACCACTTCTATTCTCAACCTGTGCTGCATTTCCATAGACCGATACTACGCCGTGTGCCGGCCGCTGTCGTACGCGTCCAAGATGAGCGACCGGGTGGCGTCCGCGATGATCGGGGCGTGTTGGAGCGTCGCGGTTGTGATTGCGCTCGGTATTACGGTCGGAGGATTCAGCCAAGGAACTTGCGGTGAAATGTGCTCAGTTCATGTTTTGCTTGCAAACATCATGGGACCACTTTTCTCCTTCTACCTGCCTGCAGTGGTCATGAGCTGCATCTACCTGAAGATCTTCTTCGTGGCTCAGAAGCAGCTGAGCAACATCCACGCTTCAAAGTCTGTGAGCAAAGTGGAGAGGAAAGCCACCAGGACTCTGGCCATTGTTATGGGAGTCTTCTTACTATTCATGACTCCATACTTTTTTTCCGTGGTCTTCCAGCCGTTATTCCGCAGTCCTCCGTCGGTGGCGGTCATGGAGACCCTGAACTGGCTCACCTTGTCCAACTCCATGCTCAATCCTTTCATCTATGCTTTCTTCTACAACTGGTTCCGCTCCGCTTTCAAAATGATCCTAACCGGCAAAATATTTCAAGGAGATCTTGCCAACAGCAATTTATTCTGA